In a single window of the Bacillota bacterium genome:
- the loaP gene encoding antiterminator LoaP — protein sequence MGNWFVFFVQTGREQTACDFLNKLFDRTESIAFIPQVQLIFKNSKIIRKELKPMFPGYVFTDSELDERTFITQASRFARFSKCIFKLLYNESIDYMKVAEDEKNFLLSLCDDRYVAEESKGFIIGDKIFVTSGPLQCREGIIRKIDRHKRHAEIEMTFLGDKRRVSVSLEIVSKIL from the coding sequence ATGGGCAATTGGTTTGTATTCTTTGTACAAACAGGCAGAGAGCAAACAGCCTGTGATTTTCTAAATAAATTATTTGATAGAACAGAATCTATCGCGTTTATTCCTCAAGTACAGTTGATTTTCAAGAACTCAAAAATAATACGCAAAGAGCTTAAACCGATGTTTCCCGGGTATGTTTTCACTGATTCAGAATTAGACGAGAGAACATTTATAACTCAAGCATCCAGATTTGCAAGATTCTCAAAATGCATATTTAAATTGCTTTATAATGAAAGTATTGATTATATGAAAGTGGCTGAAGATGAAAAGAACTTTTTATTAAGTCTTTGCGATGATAGATATGTTGCAGAAGAGTCTAAAGGATTTATAATTGGCGATAAAATATTTGTTACTTCAGGTCCATTACAATGCAGAGAAGGTATTATAAGGAAGATTGACAGGCATAAAAGACACGCAGAAATTGAAATGACATTTCTTGGCGATAAAAGACGGGTAAGTGTTTCTTTGGAGATTGTGTCAAAGATATTATAA
- a CDS encoding IS1634 family transposase translates to MKLMVFSRLLIPCSKKKSFANKNYFFENSDFSLIDVYRALTHINKHRDALQLFIYNHIKEQYGRNTETVYYDVTNYYFDIDEPDELRRNGVSKEHRPDPIVRMGLLINTLGIPIAYKLFKGNDNDCTTLVPVLTEMRRNFDLGRIIVVADKGINTVDNIYYNLKRDNGYVFSQSVRRANKELKAYILKDSGYTWYGDEYKRKSRLYPWEIEVEEDGKKIKVKIDEKQVIFYSKDYDRRAKAERQPALDKAKELIRDPAKLNRATSHGAAKYVKNLYFDKETGEIITPKGALAFDEAKVKEEELLDGYYAIVTSEFKKTDDEIIDIYRGLWKIEESFKITKSDFEARPVYLSGEDRIQAHFLICFIALVIARILQHRLNNKYSASRILESLRNVCCSHVKENIYMFDYRDDVTDAIGEALGIDLTKKYMKLGEIKKF, encoded by the coding sequence ATGAAACTTATGGTTTTTTCAAGACTATTGATTCCATGTTCTAAAAAGAAATCCTTTGCCAATAAAAATTATTTTTTTGAGAATTCAGATTTTTCACTTATTGACGTTTACAGGGCGCTGACTCATATCAATAAACACAGGGATGCACTCCAGTTATTTATATACAATCATATAAAAGAGCAATATGGAAGGAACACCGAGACTGTTTACTACGATGTCACCAACTACTATTTTGATATTGACGAACCCGACGAACTTAGGAGAAATGGTGTGTCAAAGGAGCACCGTCCAGACCCGATAGTCCGGATGGGCTTGTTGATAAATACTCTCGGCATACCGATTGCATATAAATTGTTCAAAGGCAATGACAATGATTGCACGACCTTGGTACCGGTATTGACAGAAATGAGGAGAAATTTTGACCTTGGAAGGATTATTGTTGTGGCGGACAAGGGAATCAATACGGTTGACAATATATATTACAACCTGAAAAGGGATAATGGCTATGTTTTCAGTCAAAGCGTGAGGCGTGCGAACAAGGAGCTAAAAGCTTATATCCTCAAAGATAGCGGGTATACCTGGTACGGAGACGAATACAAGAGAAAGTCAAGGTTGTATCCATGGGAAATTGAAGTTGAGGAAGATGGAAAAAAGATAAAAGTGAAGATTGATGAAAAACAGGTTATATTCTATAGCAAGGATTATGATAGGAGAGCCAAAGCTGAAAGGCAACCTGCATTGGATAAAGCAAAAGAGCTTATTAGAGATCCGGCGAAATTAAATCGGGCAACCTCCCATGGAGCTGCAAAGTATGTAAAAAATCTTTATTTTGACAAAGAAACCGGAGAAATAATCACCCCAAAAGGAGCCCTGGCATTTGATGAAGCAAAAGTAAAGGAAGAAGAATTGCTGGACGGGTATTATGCAATTGTAACAAGCGAATTTAAGAAGACAGATGATGAAATTATAGATATTTACAGGGGATTATGGAAAATTGAAGAATCTTTTAAGATAACAAAAAGCGATTTTGAAGCCAGGCCTGTCTACTTGTCGGGGGAGGATAGGATACAGGCACACTTCCTCATTTGTTTTATTGCGCTTGTTATAGCCAGAATTCTCCAGCATAGATTAAATAACAAATATTCAGCCTCCCGGATATTAGAAAGTTTAAGAAATGTATGTTGTAGCCATGTCAAAGAGAATATTTACATGTTTGACTACAGGGATGATGTAACGGATGCCATTGGTGAAGCTTTGGGTATTGATTTAACTAAAAAATATATGAAGCTTGGAGAGATTAAAAAATTTTAG
- a CDS encoding 4'-phosphopantetheinyl transferase superfamily protein, translated as MTNLDYIEVVFMVEVYGIRIDTNIDENIFYNLLELVSLEKRKKIKRYRFFEDSHRCLLGDILARYAICIRLGVNNNKLKFGKNEYGKPILLEPAGIHFNISHSGNWVVCALSDKPIGIDIEVIKPIEFSIAKRFFSKDEYNDLLNQGKDQQLEYFYMLWTLKESYIKAVGKGLYIPLNTFTVRIENSNISIDIKNKHNPCYFEQYKIDKGHIIAVCIFNEDSKLDMHDIKIIIPSHLLTLKKIFKICKAIMF; from the coding sequence ATGACAAATCTAGACTATATAGAGGTTGTTTTTATGGTTGAAGTATATGGTATAAGAATCGACACTAATATAGATGAAAACATTTTTTACAACCTGTTGGAACTGGTTTCTCTTGAAAAAAGGAAGAAAATAAAACGGTACAGATTTTTTGAAGATTCCCATAGGTGCCTTCTTGGAGACATATTAGCAAGATATGCTATTTGTATAAGGTTAGGCGTAAATAATAATAAACTTAAATTCGGTAAAAATGAATATGGCAAACCCATCCTGCTTGAACCAGCAGGCATTCATTTTAATATCTCTCATTCAGGCAACTGGGTGGTATGCGCGCTAAGCGATAAGCCTATCGGAATAGATATAGAAGTCATCAAACCAATTGAATTCAGTATTGCTAAAAGATTCTTTTCGAAAGATGAATATAATGACTTATTAAATCAAGGAAAAGATCAACAATTAGAATATTTCTATATGTTATGGACATTGAAAGAAAGTTACATTAAGGCCGTCGGAAAAGGGCTGTACATTCCATTGAATACATTTACAGTAAGAATAGAGAATAGCAATATAAGCATAGATATTAAAAATAAGCACAATCCCTGTTACTTCGAACAATATAAAATAGATAAGGGTCACATTATTGCGGTATGTATATTTAACGAAGATTCCAAGCTGGATATGCATGATATTAAAATAATAATTCCATCGCATTTGTTGACTTTAAAAAAGATATTTAAGATTTGTAAAGCTATAATGTTTTAA